From a region of the Ardenticatena maritima genome:
- a CDS encoding zinc-dependent alcohol dehydrogenase yields MQAIYVDKHIPRLLAVKALKRIWPNVVFSPLSPARFAHWPDPPLPGARWVRVRNRLCGICASDIALLMAEADPTIAPAALPGTNRFYLGHEVVGEVVEVGDGVRNVRVGDRVIMDTRFQGATCLSQEIAPLCRHCAVGNFTLCENASLGAGPRGEGGGWGDSFTAHETEIYRVPDDLTDEEAMFVEPLSTAVRAVLRRPPEAGARVLVVGCGIVGLNTIQAARAIQPDCHITAVARYQHQADAARRLGADTVLLREDPFEVVASLTGARVYRGMFGNRMALGGWDVVYDCVGSARTVQESLRLARARGAVVMVGITLAPLKVDLTPVWYQEVDMVGVYAHGAECWHGEHRRTYDVVIELLRAGKLTTAGLITHRFRLDEWRQAIQTAMDKRSGSIKVVFDYT; encoded by the coding sequence ATGCAAGCAATTTATGTTGACAAGCATATTCCCCGCCTGCTCGCCGTCAAAGCGCTCAAACGCATCTGGCCGAACGTGGTGTTTAGCCCACTCTCGCCCGCCCGTTTCGCGCACTGGCCCGACCCACCCCTGCCGGGGGCGCGCTGGGTACGGGTACGCAACCGCTTGTGCGGCATCTGCGCCAGCGACATTGCGCTGCTCATGGCCGAAGCCGACCCCACCATTGCCCCCGCCGCACTCCCCGGCACCAATCGGTTTTACCTGGGGCATGAGGTGGTGGGTGAAGTCGTCGAAGTCGGCGACGGTGTGCGCAACGTGCGTGTGGGCGACCGCGTGATCATGGACACCCGTTTTCAGGGCGCGACCTGTCTCAGTCAGGAGATTGCGCCGCTTTGCCGCCACTGTGCCGTGGGGAACTTCACGCTGTGCGAAAACGCCTCGCTTGGGGCAGGACCGCGCGGTGAAGGCGGCGGGTGGGGCGATTCCTTCACTGCCCACGAAACCGAAATCTACCGCGTGCCGGACGACCTGACCGACGAGGAAGCCATGTTCGTCGAGCCGCTCAGCACCGCCGTGCGTGCCGTTTTGCGCCGCCCACCGGAAGCGGGCGCGCGCGTGCTGGTTGTGGGGTGCGGCATCGTCGGGTTGAACACCATTCAAGCCGCGCGCGCCATCCAACCCGACTGCCATATCACCGCCGTGGCGCGCTACCAACACCAGGCGGACGCCGCGCGCCGTTTGGGCGCCGATACCGTCCTGCTGCGTGAAGACCCGTTCGAGGTGGTGGCGTCGCTCACGGGGGCGCGTGTGTACCGCGGCATGTTCGGCAACCGCATGGCGCTGGGCGGGTGGGACGTGGTGTATGATTGCGTCGGCTCGGCGCGTACTGTGCAAGAGAGTTTGCGGCTGGCGCGGGCACGCGGCGCGGTCGTCATGGTGGGCATCACGCTCGCCCCGCTCAAAGTAGACCTGACGCCCGTCTGGTATCAGGAAGTGGATATGGTGGGCGTGTACGCTCACGGGGCGGAATGCTGGCACGGCGAGCATCGCCGCACCTACGATGTCGTGATCGAACTGCTGCGCGCCGGCAAACTGACCACGGCGGGGCTTATCACGCATCGTTTTCGGCTGGATGAATGGCGGCAAGCCATCCAAACCGCAATGGACAAACGCAGCGGCAGCATCAAAGTCGTGTTCGACTACACCTGA
- a CDS encoding ATP-binding protein codes for MAAIFPFTAIVGQERMKRALILNAVSHRVGGVLIRGERGTAKSTAVRALAALLPEIDVVADCPFSCDPHDPLTLCDNCRARYERGETLPVARRRIRVVDLPVSATEDRVVGTLDIEQAIKKGEKHFEPGVLAAANRGILYVDEVNLLDDHVVDLLLDSAAMGVNVVEREGISFSHPAQFILVGTMNPEEGELRPQLLDRFGLMVDVEGISDPQQRMLILQRRIEFENDPQAFYERWRESEEALSRQIAEARARLPQVTYTTENLYSIARLTAELGVDGHRADITILKAAIANAAFEGRTRVTEVDILTAAELALPHRLKRRPLQDTARDLEALHERLQQAREEAARREAEQGEEGEGDDGDATGEKKTQMTAR; via the coding sequence ATGGCAGCCATTTTTCCGTTTACGGCAATTGTTGGGCAAGAACGCATGAAACGCGCGCTCATCCTGAACGCGGTCAGCCACCGCGTGGGGGGTGTGCTGATTCGCGGTGAACGCGGAACCGCGAAAAGCACCGCCGTGCGTGCATTGGCGGCGCTTTTGCCTGAGATTGACGTGGTCGCTGATTGCCCGTTTAGTTGCGACCCGCACGACCCGCTGACCTTGTGCGATAACTGTCGCGCGCGCTACGAACGGGGTGAAACGTTGCCCGTGGCGCGCCGCCGTATCCGCGTGGTGGATTTGCCCGTCAGCGCCACCGAAGACCGCGTGGTGGGGACGCTGGATATTGAGCAAGCCATCAAGAAGGGGGAGAAGCACTTTGAGCCTGGCGTGCTAGCCGCCGCCAATCGCGGTATCCTCTATGTGGACGAAGTCAACCTGCTGGACGACCATGTGGTGGATTTGCTGCTCGACTCCGCCGCGATGGGGGTCAATGTGGTGGAGCGTGAAGGCATTTCGTTCTCGCACCCGGCGCAATTCATTCTGGTGGGGACGATGAACCCCGAAGAAGGGGAATTGCGCCCCCAATTGCTCGACCGCTTTGGGCTGATGGTGGATGTTGAAGGCATTAGCGACCCACAACAGCGCATGCTCATCTTGCAGCGGCGTATCGAATTTGAAAACGACCCGCAAGCCTTCTACGAACGCTGGCGTGAATCTGAGGAAGCCCTTTCGCGCCAGATTGCCGAAGCGCGCGCCCGCTTGCCCCAGGTGACCTACACCACCGAAAACCTGTACTCGATTGCACGGCTCACCGCCGAGTTGGGGGTGGACGGCCACCGCGCCGACATCACCATTTTGAAGGCAGCGATTGCCAATGCCGCGTTCGAGGGGCGCACGCGCGTTACCGAAGTGGATATCCTCACCGCCGCTGAACTGGCGTTGCCGCACCGCCTGAAACGCCGACCGTTGCAAGACACCGCCCGCGACCTGGAAGCGTTGCACGAACGCTTGCAACAAGCGCGCGAAGAAGCCGCCCGCCGCGAAGCCGAGCAAGGAGAAGAAGGCGAAGGCGACGACGGCGACGCAACCGGTGAAAAAAAAACGCAGATGACGGCACGCTAG
- a CDS encoding vWA domain-containing protein, which yields MAANEKAGESPDASRPLPQRVPERGGDDAENGNDRPVRPSDPLGPPRLAPDLDRRVRRRAGKRTTTRTNRKRGRYIKARPARDRLDDIAFDATLRAAAPHQIHRQDDDLAVSIRREEVQRKVRVRRTSNLILFVVDASWSMAASERMEATKGAILGLLMDAYQKRDHVGMVVFQRNRARVVLPPTNSVELARKALEEVPVGGKTPLSSGLYTAFEIVERERRRNPEVVPLVVLLTDGAGNVSMGSMPPQQEALQVARLYKEHHIPAVVVNTEHEAFDRGLAQQLADEMGAECLKLKDFSPDALTSLVHRYTR from the coding sequence ATGGCGGCGAATGAAAAAGCGGGCGAATCGCCCGACGCCAGCCGTCCGCTTCCCCAACGTGTACCTGAACGGGGCGGCGACGATGCCGAGAATGGCAACGACCGCCCCGTGCGCCCATCCGATCCGCTTGGACCACCCCGCCTCGCGCCTGACCTTGACCGCCGTGTGCGCCGCCGCGCCGGGAAACGCACCACGACGCGCACCAACCGCAAACGTGGGCGCTACATCAAAGCCCGCCCAGCCCGCGACCGCCTGGATGATATCGCGTTTGATGCGACACTCCGCGCCGCCGCGCCGCACCAAATCCACCGTCAGGATGACGACCTGGCGGTCAGCATTCGCCGCGAAGAAGTCCAGCGCAAGGTGCGTGTGCGCCGCACCAGCAACCTCATCCTCTTTGTGGTGGATGCTTCTTGGAGCATGGCGGCGAGCGAGCGCATGGAAGCCACCAAGGGCGCGATTCTCGGCTTGCTGATGGACGCCTACCAAAAGCGCGACCACGTGGGCATGGTCGTCTTCCAGCGCAATCGGGCGCGGGTGGTCTTGCCGCCAACCAACAGTGTGGAACTGGCGCGCAAAGCGCTGGAAGAAGTGCCGGTGGGCGGCAAAACGCCGCTGTCGAGCGGGCTTTACACCGCTTTTGAAATTGTGGAGCGCGAACGCCGCCGCAATCCCGAAGTGGTGCCGCTGGTTGTGCTGTTGACCGACGGCGCTGGGAACGTCTCCATGGGGTCAATGCCGCCCCAGCAAGAAGCCTTGCAGGTGGCGCGCCTCTACAAGGAACACCACATCCCCGCCGTTGTCGTCAACACCGAGCATGAAGCCTTCGACCGTGGATTGGCGCAGCAGTTAGCCGACGAGATGGGCGCGGAGTGCCTCAAACTCAAAGACTTCTCGCCCGATGCGCTGACGAGCCTGGTACACCGCTACACACGCTAA
- a CDS encoding pyridoxal phosphate-dependent aminotransferase, which produces MPTFQRPTRLQALAPSQIRDMMRLAMDVGAVNMAQGAPDFPAAPEVKLAAIRAIAEDKNQYSVTWGLAELREAVAARVARRFGLHADPEREVTITCGVTEAVVAALLATLETGDEVIIIEPAHENYLPATAFAGGVPRFVPLRPPKFALDVDALAAAVTPRTRVLILNTPHNPSGRVFTRAELLAVADLAERYNLLVLTDEIYDEILYDGREHIAFATLPGMAERTITTGGISKIYAVTGWRLGYVIAPPPLSAAIRTVHDYLTICAPTPFQHAALTALALPDAYYEQVRAAFHHRRARMMRILEQARFNATPPEGAYYVLADFSAWQFDGDDEAFARFLITDVGVAVVPGSAFYTGHPELGRRLVRFAFAKRDETFDEVERRFAAYWEQR; this is translated from the coding sequence ATGCCCACGTTCCAGCGTCCCACACGTTTGCAGGCGCTCGCACCGTCCCAGATTCGGGACATGATGCGCCTGGCAATGGACGTCGGCGCGGTCAACATGGCGCAAGGCGCGCCGGATTTCCCCGCCGCGCCCGAAGTCAAATTGGCGGCGATTCGCGCGATTGCCGAAGACAAGAACCAATACAGCGTGACGTGGGGGCTGGCGGAACTGCGCGAAGCCGTGGCGGCGCGTGTGGCGCGTCGTTTTGGGCTGCACGCCGACCCTGAGCGCGAGGTGACGATTACCTGCGGCGTGACCGAAGCCGTCGTGGCGGCATTGCTCGCCACGCTGGAAACAGGTGATGAAGTCATCATCATTGAACCCGCGCACGAAAACTACCTGCCTGCCACCGCTTTTGCGGGGGGCGTGCCCCGCTTTGTGCCGTTGCGCCCACCCAAATTCGCGCTGGACGTTGACGCCCTCGCCGCCGCCGTCACCCCACGCACGCGCGTTCTCATCCTGAACACGCCGCACAACCCCAGTGGGCGCGTCTTCACCCGTGCCGAGTTGCTGGCGGTTGCCGACCTTGCCGAACGGTACAACCTGCTGGTGCTCACCGATGAGATTTACGATGAAATTTTGTACGATGGACGCGAACACATTGCCTTTGCAACCTTGCCGGGCATGGCGGAACGCACCATCACCACGGGCGGTATCTCCAAAATCTACGCCGTGACGGGGTGGCGATTGGGTTATGTGATTGCGCCGCCGCCGCTTTCAGCCGCCATTCGCACAGTGCATGACTACTTGACCATTTGTGCGCCGACGCCGTTTCAGCATGCGGCGTTGACCGCGCTGGCATTGCCGGACGCCTATTACGAGCAGGTGCGCGCCGCTTTTCACCATCGCCGCGCCCGCATGATGCGCATTCTGGAACAGGCGCGTTTCAACGCAACCCCGCCCGAAGGCGCGTATTACGTACTGGCTGATTTTTCAGCCTGGCAGTTTGACGGCGACGATGAAGCCTTTGCGCGTTTCTTGATTACTGATGTGGGCGTGGCGGTTGTGCCGGGGAGTGCGTTTTACACCGGGCACCCAGAGTTGGGGCGGCGGTTGGTGCGGTTTGCCTTTGCCAAACGGGATGAAACGTTCGACGAGGTGGAACGCCGTTTTGCAGCGTATTGGGAGCAGCGATGA
- a CDS encoding HD domain-containing protein produces MTMFDDAFLEARARAVMPTDSAHDWWHVRRVWRLAQRIARTEPTADMRVLQVAVFFHDVMPKRPEGGHAPVTAAWLADALAPLDAPLLLLERAAEAINTHSFSRGAPPTSIEGAILQDADRLDAMGAIGIARCFAYGGARGRAIYDPEDPTNSIQHFYDKLLRLRDGMHTAEGRRLAEARHRVMEQFLAHFWREWEGEET; encoded by the coding sequence ATGACCATGTTTGATGACGCCTTTTTGGAAGCGCGCGCCCGTGCTGTGATGCCAACCGACAGCGCGCATGATTGGTGGCATGTGCGCCGTGTTTGGCGCTTGGCGCAGCGCATTGCGCGTACAGAGCCGACTGCCGACATGCGGGTTCTGCAAGTGGCGGTCTTTTTTCACGATGTGATGCCCAAGCGCCCCGAAGGTGGTCATGCCCCCGTGACGGCGGCATGGCTGGCGGACGCGCTCGCGCCGCTGGATGCGCCGCTTCTTCTGCTCGAACGCGCCGCCGAAGCCATCAACACGCACAGTTTTTCGCGCGGAGCGCCGCCCACCTCGATTGAGGGTGCGATTTTGCAGGATGCGGATCGGCTGGATGCGATGGGCGCGATTGGCATTGCGCGCTGTTTTGCCTATGGCGGGGCGCGTGGGCGTGCCATCTACGACCCCGAAGACCCCACCAATAGCATTCAGCATTTCTACGACAAGTTGCTGCGTTTGCGGGATGGCATGCATACCGCCGAAGGGCGACGGCTGGCGGAAGCACGGCATAGGGTGATGGAGCAGTTTTTGGCGCACTTTTGGCGCGAGTGGGAAGGGGAAGAAACCTGA
- a CDS encoding apurinic/apyrimidinic endonuclease family protein, with the protein MNEITIGIALSDLNLADQPSRLTVPDDLMAYAHRFSNTLNTETVFFELQPEARFVNLTTYPDQFQGNLHNPWLKIMYTEHALQRFLRSEHIRIGLHMPTTGRDPLSSNFYAKYRALEETKRVMDLAQAIEADYMVFHLATRDKWTWERQDQVAKGLKIYKEIAAYYASRGYTFTPLIEVLPYPRFPAHGGELLSIFNQAQHILHNTRIAFNISHLWQTYRRLMALGQWDERVSFLDHLEYSLSNVCDMIHVIQLGGCWESETHAIPGLHPQQNPFDSPLKLRESPGIYAESGEINLNGVLDLVVKYTLGVGRPLHLILDIRDRDISQVLEAARQIRADILARVRERFM; encoded by the coding sequence ATGAACGAAATCACCATCGGCATTGCCTTATCCGACTTGAATTTGGCGGACCAACCATCGCGCCTGACGGTCCCCGACGACCTGATGGCCTACGCGCACCGTTTCAGCAACACCCTCAACACCGAAACGGTCTTTTTTGAACTGCAACCCGAAGCGCGGTTCGTCAATCTCACCACCTACCCCGACCAGTTTCAGGGGAATTTGCACAACCCCTGGCTCAAAATCATGTACACCGAACACGCGCTCCAACGTTTCCTGCGGAGCGAGCATATACGCATCGGATTGCACATGCCCACAACAGGGCGCGACCCACTGAGCAGCAATTTTTACGCCAAATACCGCGCACTCGAAGAAACCAAGCGCGTCATGGACCTGGCGCAAGCCATCGAAGCCGATTACATGGTGTTTCACCTGGCCACTCGCGATAAATGGACTTGGGAACGCCAGGACCAGGTTGCCAAGGGGCTGAAAATCTACAAGGAAATTGCAGCCTACTACGCCTCCCGCGGGTACACGTTCACCCCTCTGATCGAAGTCTTACCCTATCCGCGCTTCCCGGCGCATGGCGGCGAACTGCTTTCGATTTTCAATCAGGCGCAACACATTCTGCACAACACACGCATCGCCTTCAACATCTCCCACCTGTGGCAAACCTATCGGCGGCTCATGGCGCTGGGGCAATGGGATGAGCGCGTCTCATTCCTCGACCACCTGGAATACAGCCTGAGCAACGTATGCGATATGATTCACGTCATCCAATTAGGCGGGTGTTGGGAAAGTGAAACGCACGCCATTCCGGGGCTTCACCCCCAACAAAACCCCTTCGATTCGCCGCTCAAACTGCGTGAATCGCCGGGCATCTATGCCGAATCGGGGGAAATCAACCTCAACGGTGTGCTCGACCTCGTGGTCAAATACACGCTCGGGGTGGGTCGCCCACTGCACCTCATTCTCGACATTCGCGACCGCGACATCTCGCAAGTGCTGGAAGCCGCGCGTCAAATTCGCGCCGATATTCTGGCGCGTGTACGTGAGCGCTTTATGTAA
- a CDS encoding potassium channel family protein, translating to MPQSPFSLEPIFTAAWRIIRAMLSDPVRRFQFSLLLLAVVLLLGTVGYVLIEGLPWIDALYMTVITLTTVGFGEVRPLSHTGRLFTILLILVGVGTVAWAVQNAVEIILGDRLWQSVQERRLEEERMKLSNHYIIAGYGRMGQQVVRDLKRQGVPFLVIDSNPDIQEELIEQGIPFLIGDATQDETLLEAGIERARGFVAALSSDADNVLAVLTARGLNPNLRITARASNERTESKLRRAGADRVVSPYTIGGHRLTLATLRPTVHDFFESMFHETDSDIDIGELTIGEHSPLAGQTLSGCDLRRVWHVNVIGVRRTDGRFLFNPPADYVIAPGETLIVMGPAEQIRALEERNQSHII from the coding sequence ATGCCGCAATCACCCTTTTCGCTCGAACCCATCTTCACGGCGGCATGGCGCATCATCCGCGCCATGCTTAGCGACCCTGTGCGCCGTTTTCAATTCTCGCTTCTTCTGCTCGCGGTCGTCTTGCTTTTGGGGACTGTGGGCTACGTGCTGATTGAAGGGCTGCCGTGGATTGACGCCCTCTACATGACCGTCATCACGCTCACCACGGTTGGCTTTGGTGAAGTACGCCCCCTCTCGCACACCGGGCGGCTCTTCACGATTTTGCTCATTCTCGTGGGCGTGGGCACAGTGGCGTGGGCGGTGCAAAACGCCGTCGAAATTATTTTGGGCGACCGCCTCTGGCAATCGGTGCAGGAACGCCGTTTGGAGGAAGAACGCATGAAATTGAGCAATCACTACATCATCGCGGGGTATGGGCGCATGGGGCAACAGGTTGTGCGTGATTTGAAACGCCAGGGGGTGCCTTTCCTTGTCATAGACAGCAACCCCGACATTCAGGAAGAACTCATCGAGCAAGGCATCCCCTTTCTCATCGGCGACGCCACACAAGACGAAACCCTGCTCGAAGCGGGAATCGAACGCGCGCGGGGCTTTGTCGCCGCACTGAGCAGTGACGCGGATAACGTACTCGCCGTCCTCACAGCCCGCGGGCTCAACCCCAACTTGCGTATCACCGCCCGCGCCTCGAATGAGCGCACCGAAAGCAAACTGCGCCGCGCCGGCGCTGACCGTGTGGTCAGCCCCTACACAATCGGCGGCCATCGTCTCACGCTGGCGACACTGCGCCCAACCGTGCATGACTTTTTCGAGAGCATGTTCCACGAAACCGACAGCGATATTGACATTGGCGAATTGACCATCGGCGAACATTCGCCGCTCGCAGGACAGACGCTCAGCGGGTGTGATTTGCGCCGTGTGTGGCACGTCAACGTGATTGGCGTGCGCCGCACCGACGGGCGTTTCCTGTTCAACCCACCCGCCGATTACGTCATCGCCCCCGGCGAAACCTTGATTGTCATGGGACCCGCCGAACAAATCCGTGCGCTTGAAGAACGCAACCAATCGCATATCATCTGA